The following coding sequences lie in one Phycicoccus duodecadis genomic window:
- the fahA gene encoding fumarylacetoacetase, with amino-acid sequence MTWLDLPADHPFGLHNLPYGVFSVADEGDDAVRRVGVRVGDHVLDLAACAEQAGMESAAVWRGGSLDAFLAEGRPAWAAARAWLTGHLSNEEYRDCVEAHLVPVGDVRMHLPFSVADYVDFYASEHHASNVGRIFRPDSEPLTPNWKHLPIGYHGRAGTVVVSGTDIVRPSGQRKPPTEPVPTFGPSLRLDIEAELGFVVGGATRLGERVALEDADEHLFGVVLLNDWSARDIQAWEYVPLGPFLGKSFATSISPWVVTTDALRAARVPLPGQDPEPLPYLRGSGDGAGTAYGLDVHVEVEWNGTVVSRPEFRDMYWSPAQMLAHLSVNGATVRPGDLFGSGTISGPHRGTRGCFLELSWSGQEPVTLDDGGTRTFLEDGDTVVLRATAPGADGTVVGFGECVGTVRPAR; translated from the coding sequence ATGACCTGGCTCGACCTGCCCGCCGACCACCCCTTCGGCCTGCACAACCTGCCCTACGGCGTGTTCTCGGTGGCCGACGAGGGCGACGACGCCGTGCGCCGCGTGGGGGTGCGCGTCGGCGACCACGTCCTCGACCTCGCCGCGTGCGCCGAGCAGGCGGGGATGGAGTCGGCCGCGGTCTGGCGCGGCGGCAGCCTCGACGCGTTCCTCGCCGAGGGGCGCCCCGCCTGGGCCGCGGCCCGCGCCTGGCTCACCGGGCACCTCTCGAACGAGGAGTACCGCGACTGCGTCGAGGCCCACCTGGTGCCGGTGGGCGACGTGCGGATGCACCTGCCGTTCTCGGTCGCCGACTACGTCGACTTCTACGCGAGCGAGCACCACGCGAGCAACGTGGGCCGCATCTTCCGCCCCGACTCCGAGCCGCTCACGCCCAACTGGAAGCACCTGCCGATCGGCTACCACGGGCGCGCCGGCACCGTGGTGGTCTCGGGCACCGACATCGTGCGGCCCAGCGGCCAGCGCAAGCCCCCGACCGAGCCGGTCCCGACCTTCGGCCCCAGCCTGCGGCTCGACATCGAGGCCGAGCTGGGCTTCGTCGTGGGCGGCGCGACGCGGCTCGGCGAGCGGGTCGCCCTCGAGGACGCCGACGAGCACCTGTTCGGCGTCGTGCTCCTCAACGACTGGTCGGCGCGCGACATCCAGGCCTGGGAGTACGTGCCGCTCGGCCCGTTCCTCGGCAAGTCCTTCGCCACCAGCATCAGCCCGTGGGTCGTGACCACTGACGCCCTACGCGCCGCACGGGTCCCGCTGCCCGGCCAGGACCCCGAGCCCCTCCCGTACCTGCGCGGCAGTGGCGACGGGGCCGGCACCGCCTACGGGCTGGACGTCCACGTCGAGGTCGAGTGGAACGGCACCGTGGTCTCGCGCCCCGAGTTCCGCGACATGTACTGGTCGCCCGCGCAGATGCTCGCGCACCTGAGCGTCAACGGCGCCACCGTGCGCCCGGGCGACCTGTTCGGCTCCGGCACCATCAGCGGGCCCCACCGCGGCACCCGGGGCTGCTTCCTCGAGCTGTCGTGGAGTGGCCAGGAGCCGGTCACGCTCGACGACGGCGGCACCCGCACCTTCCTCGAGGACGGCGACACCGTCGTGCTGCGCGCCACGGCACCCGGGGCCGACGGCACCGTCGTGGGCTTCGGCGAGTGCGTGGGCACCGTCCGCCCGGCCCGCTGA
- a CDS encoding DNA polymerase IV: MGGRTFPFVLHVDLDQFIAAVEVLRRPELAGREVVVGGRGDPTERAVVSTASYPARERGVRSGMPLRVAARKAPDAVFLPVDGPHYLAASEEVFAAIRDLGLVVEVLGWDEGFVGAETDDPESLAHAIQGAVLERTRLHCSVGVGDNRVRAKIATDFGKPQGVYRLTAANWREVMGARPTAALWGVGSRVSARLEKHGIRTVDELAAADPALLLTEFGPRMGAWYGSLGRGEGSAEVDDTPWVARGHSRETTYQQNLAGADEVRDAVRVLTDQVLQDVRREGRPVVRVGLKVRYAPFFTVNRSRKLRAATSDAEPVHETVQALLADHLEEGREVRLLGVRAEMTMPDDGDDIERTPVRGRV; the protein is encoded by the coding sequence GAGGTGCTGCGCCGGCCCGAGCTCGCCGGCCGCGAGGTGGTCGTCGGCGGGCGGGGGGACCCCACCGAGCGGGCCGTCGTCTCGACCGCCAGCTACCCGGCCCGCGAGCGAGGCGTCCGTTCCGGGATGCCGCTGCGGGTCGCCGCTCGGAAGGCGCCCGACGCGGTGTTCCTCCCCGTCGACGGCCCGCACTACCTCGCGGCGTCCGAGGAGGTCTTCGCCGCGATCCGCGACCTCGGGCTCGTCGTCGAGGTGCTCGGCTGGGACGAGGGGTTCGTGGGCGCCGAGACCGACGACCCCGAGTCGCTGGCCCACGCCATCCAGGGCGCAGTCCTCGAGCGCACCCGCCTGCACTGCTCGGTCGGGGTGGGCGACAACCGGGTCCGCGCCAAGATCGCCACCGACTTCGGCAAGCCGCAGGGCGTCTACCGGCTCACCGCCGCGAACTGGCGCGAGGTGATGGGCGCCCGCCCCACCGCAGCGCTGTGGGGCGTCGGCTCGCGGGTCTCGGCCCGGCTCGAGAAGCACGGCATCCGCACCGTCGACGAGCTCGCAGCCGCCGACCCGGCCCTGCTGCTCACCGAGTTCGGGCCGCGGATGGGCGCCTGGTACGGATCCCTCGGCCGCGGCGAGGGCAGCGCCGAGGTCGACGACACCCCGTGGGTCGCTCGCGGGCACAGCCGCGAGACCACCTACCAGCAGAACCTCGCCGGCGCCGACGAGGTGCGCGACGCGGTGCGCGTCCTCACCGACCAGGTGCTCCAGGACGTGCGCCGCGAGGGGCGCCCGGTGGTGCGGGTCGGGCTCAAGGTCCGCTACGCGCCGTTCTTCACCGTCAACCGCAGCCGCAAGCTCCGGGCCGCCACGTCCGACGCGGAGCCCGTGCACGAGACGGTGCAGGCCCTGCTGGCCGACCACCTCGAGGAGGGCCGCGAGGTCCGTCTGCTCGGCGTCCGGGCGGAGATGACGATGCCCGACGACGGCGACGACATCGAGCGCACCCCGGTCCGGGGCCGCGTCTGA